A genomic segment from Nicotiana tabacum cultivar K326 chromosome 7, ASM71507v2, whole genome shotgun sequence encodes:
- the LOC107759301 gene encoding glyoxylase I 4-like: MGREIVKSELAEETTFNWSSDYSSTTSSSSDDEKRMPLLALNHVSYVCKSVARSAQFYEQVLGFVLIKRPSSFDFDGAWLFNHGIGIHLLGKEDAQSKKGKINPKDNHISFQCSDMDLIIERLDELKIEYVTATVKEGGVTVDQLFFHDPDGNMIEICNCQNIPILPLSSCPLKKFATPTFNQTMPNSIYENGSRGANMNCSREVESLMMENLALDMIDICF, from the exons ATGGGGAGAGAGATAGTGAAAAGTGAGTTGGCTGAAGAGACAACCTTCAACTGGTCATCAGATTACTCATCAACAACATCCTCTTCGTCTGATGATGAAAAGAGGATGCCTTTGTTGGCATTGAACCATGTTTCCTATGTCTGCAAATCTGTTGCCAGATCTGCCCAATTCTATGAGCAAGTTCTTGGTTTTGTCCTCATCAAAAGACCCTCTTCCTTTGACTTTGATGGAGCTTG GTTGTTCAACCATGGAATTGGAATACATTTATTAGGAAAAGAAGATGCACAGTCAAAGAAGGGAAAGATAAACCCAAAAGATAaccacatttcattccagtgttCGGATATGGATCTCATTATAGAAAGATTGGATGAGTTGAAGATTGAGTATGTAACAGCAACTGTGAAAGAAGGTGGAGTCACTGTGGATCAACTCTTCTTTCATGATCCAGATGGCAACATGATTGAGATCTGTAATTGTCAAAATATTCCAATTCTTCCACTTTCCTCTTGTCCTCTCAAGAAGTTTGCCACTCCAACCTTCAACCAAACAATGCCTAATTCCATTTACG AAAATGGAAGCAGAGGTGCAAATATGAACTGCTCAAGAGAAGTGGAATCTCTGATGATGGAAAATTTAGCTTTGGACATGATAGATATTTGTTTTTGA